From one Pseudobdellovibrionaceae bacterium genomic stretch:
- a CDS encoding ABC transporter permease yields MNNRWLKGFWRSWQQQTGMQVATLSVLCGTFVVITLFWLVHRNMDRVLASWGESARLSVFLKEQVKDEEVKTTHRFLEGLGQFKKIEFLTKEEAAQRFDQQMGSYSPDFLSDPEFGNPLPASFEASLRDGIPSEKRYGLLIDLARKISGQPTVEDVYYGQGWVENYTAVVRSFQASSWFLIFVLLCGSLFVIGNSIRNAIAQRRDEIEIMELVGATPEMIRLPYVIEGLLMGALASLMSIGVCYLLYIWQADMIKTELGFLNLSRVIGFVNWVDAIGLVLMGAMFGAVGAYLCVHRICNGWAASQVEESKW; encoded by the coding sequence ATGAATAATCGATGGCTAAAAGGATTTTGGCGATCATGGCAGCAGCAGACGGGAATGCAGGTGGCGACCTTGTCTGTTCTGTGTGGCACTTTTGTAGTAATCACTCTATTTTGGCTTGTTCATCGAAACATGGATCGGGTGCTGGCCAGTTGGGGAGAGTCCGCCCGCCTGTCAGTATTTCTTAAGGAGCAAGTCAAAGACGAAGAAGTAAAGACTACTCATCGGTTTTTAGAGGGCCTTGGCCAGTTTAAGAAAATCGAATTTCTGACCAAAGAGGAGGCCGCGCAAAGATTTGACCAGCAAATGGGATCTTACTCCCCGGACTTTTTGTCTGACCCGGAATTTGGGAATCCGCTCCCGGCCAGCTTTGAAGCCAGCCTCCGGGACGGCATTCCCTCTGAAAAGCGTTATGGTCTCTTGATTGATCTGGCTCGCAAGATTTCCGGGCAGCCGACGGTGGAAGACGTCTATTATGGACAAGGTTGGGTGGAAAATTACACAGCGGTTGTTCGATCCTTTCAGGCGTCCAGTTGGTTTCTTATATTTGTCCTTTTGTGTGGCAGCCTATTTGTCATAGGAAATTCCATCCGCAATGCGATTGCTCAAAGACGAGACGAAATAGAAATTATGGAGCTAGTCGGTGCCACTCCTGAAATGATTCGTCTACCTTATGTGATAGAAGGTCTACTCATGGGCGCCCTGGCCAGTCTGATGTCGATAGGAGTTTGCTACCTTTTATATATATGGCAGGCCGACATGATTAAGACTGAACTGGGATTCCTAAACCTTAGTCGTGTTATTGGGTTTGTTAATTGGGTTGATGCTATTGGGCTGGTGCTTATGGGCGCCATGTTTGGTGCAGTCGGAGCCTACTTGTGTGTACATCGGATATGTAATGGTTGGGCGGCCTCTCAAGTGGAGGAGTCCAAGTGGTAG
- the ftsE gene encoding cell division ATP-binding protein FtsE gives MIDFHHIYKSYSGDVCALNDVNLYIEKGEFVFLIGPSGAGKTTLFRLLSAFDHPTSGNLKVAGYTLKDLKAREVAFFRRHIGVVYQDFRLLKRRTVFENVALPLEVRGERQQSMQKRVREILDEVGLVHKADRYPTQLSGGEQQRVAIARALVHHPGILIADEPTGNLDPDLSREIMGLLERVNARGTTVFVATHDHELINASRRRIVEIKNGHIVRDH, from the coding sequence ATGATCGATTTTCATCATATATATAAGTCTTATTCGGGGGACGTGTGTGCCCTAAACGACGTCAATCTGTATATCGAAAAGGGCGAGTTTGTCTTTTTGATCGGACCAAGCGGTGCCGGTAAGACAACTTTATTTCGCCTTCTTTCGGCCTTCGATCATCCGACCTCAGGTAACCTAAAAGTCGCCGGCTACACACTCAAGGACCTCAAGGCGCGAGAGGTGGCTTTTTTTCGACGTCACATAGGAGTTGTCTACCAGGATTTCAGACTTCTAAAGCGGCGAACTGTCTTTGAGAATGTGGCCCTTCCCTTGGAGGTGCGTGGTGAAAGGCAGCAGTCAATGCAAAAGCGGGTTCGCGAAATTCTTGACGAGGTGGGACTGGTACACAAGGCGGACCGCTATCCAACACAGCTTTCGGGCGGGGAGCAGCAGCGGGTCGCCATTGCCCGGGCCTTGGTTCATCATCCAGGAATACTTATTGCGGATGAGCCTACGGGAAATTTGGATCCGGACCTCAGCCGCGAAATCATGGGGCTGTTGGAAAGGGTCAATGCCAGAGGTACAACTGTATTCGTTGCGACCCATGATCATGAGCTGATCAATGCAAGTCGAAGAAGAATCGTAGAAATCAAAAACGGACATATTGTTAGGGATCACTGA